The Xiphophorus couchianus chromosome 5, X_couchianus-1.0, whole genome shotgun sequence genome includes a region encoding these proteins:
- the rhot1b gene encoding mitochondrial Rho GTPase 1b isoform X1, which translates to MRKDVRILLVGEPKVGKTSLIMSLVSEEFPEVVPYRVEEITIPADVTPERVPTHIVDYSEAEQTDEQLFQEISKANVICIVYAVNNKTSIEKVTNHWIPLITENTDKDSRVPLILVGNKSDLVEHSSMETILPIMNQYSEIETCVECSAKNLKNISELFYYAQKAVLHPTGPLYCPEKKDMKPLCVKALIRIFKVSDLDNDGILNDNELNFFQRVCFNSPLEPQALEDVKNVVRKNLIDGVQHNGLTLKGFLFLHTLFIQRGRHETTWTVLRRFGYDDDLELNQDYLFPPLKIPPDCTTELNHNAYLFLQSVFDKHDKDRDCALSPDELRDLFDVFPYMPWGPDVNNTVCTNDQGWITYQGYLSQWTLTTYLDVQRCLEYLGYLGYSIIAEQESQTAGITATRAKKIDLQKKQTQRNVFRCNVFGDMSSGKSGFLQAFLGRNLVRQKMIKEEHRSYYAISTTYVYGQEKYLLLHEVFPDFDYLTDADMACDIICLVYDVSNPYSFEYCAKVFKQYFMDSKTPCMMIAAKSDLPEVKQMYGCSPLEFCRRHKMPPPQSFTCNTAAEPNREIYTKLTTMAMYPHARLRCMCTCNRCTFCLCQNLLNSELLQTVRAKLYAVVLRRHIIQEDLTSSTFWLRASVGATVFAVLGFAVYRLLLKTR; encoded by the exons ATGCGCAAGGACGTGAGGATATTGCTTGTGGGGGAAC CCAAGGTGGGGAAGACGTCCCTCATCATGTCCCTGGTCAGCGAAGAATTTCCAGAAGTG GTTCCCTATCGCGTCGAGGAGATCACCATACCAGCAGATGTGACACCAGAAAGAGTTCCCACACACATTGTGGACTATTCAG AGGCGGAGCAGACAGACGAGCAGTTGTTTCAGGAGATCTCTAAG GCAAATGTGATTTGCATCGTCTACGCTGTCAACAACAAGACATCCATCGAGAAG GTGACAAACCACTGGATTCCTCTCATCACCGAGAACACAGACAAGGATAGCAG AGTTCCTCTTATCCTGGTGGGGAACAAGTCAGACCTGGTGGAACACAGCAGCATGGAGACCATTCTGCCCATTATGAACCAGTACAGTGAAATAGAGACATGTGTTGAG TGTTCGGCAAAGAACCTGAAGAACATCTCTGAGCTGTTCTACTATGCCCAAAAGGCAGTTCTCCATCCCACAGGTCCCCTCTACTGTCCTGAGAAAAAAGAC ATGAAGCCTCTTTGTGTAAAAGCGCTGATCAGAATCTTCAAAGTGTCGGATTTGGACAATGATGGAATCCTCAATGATAATGAGCTCAACTTCTTCCAG CGAGTGTGCTTCAACAGCCCGTTGGAGCCTCAGGCATTGGAGGACGTGAAAAACGTGGTCAGGAAGAATTTGATTGATGGAGTGCAGCATAATGGACTCACTCTAAAAG GCTTCTTGTTTCTGCACACGCTGTTTATTCAGCGCGGTCGTCATGAAACGACCTGGACAGTTCTTAGGAGGTTCGGGTATGATGACGACTTGGAGTTAAATCAGGACTATCTCTTCCCCCC GCTGAAAATTCCTCCTGACTGCACCACAGAGCTCAATCACAATGCCTACCTCTTCCTGCAGAGCGTCTTTGACAAACATGACAAG GATCGTGACTGTGCCTTGTCGCCTGATGAGCTGAGGGACTTGTTTGACGTTTTCCCCTACATGCCCTGGGGTCCAGATGTCAACAACACTGTTTGCACCAATGACCAAGGCTGGATCACCTACCAGGGCTACCTCTCACAGTGGAC GTTAACAACTTATTTGGATGTCCAGCGATGCCTGGAGTATTTAGGCTACCTTGGCTACTCAATAATTGCTGAGCAGGAGTCCCAAACAGCAGGAATTACAG CGACCAGAGCTAAGAAGATTGACCTGCAGAAGAAACAGACTCAGCGCAACGTCTTCCGCTGCAACGTGTTTGGAGACATGAGCAGCGGGAAGAGCGGCTTCCTGCAGGCCTTCTTGGGTAGAAACCTCGTG CGACAGAAGATGATTAAAGAGGAGCATAGATCCTACTACGCCATCAGCACAACATATGTTTACGGTCAGGAAAAATACCTTCTG CTTCATGAGGTATTCCCAGACTTCGACTACCTGACTGATGCAGATATGGCCTGCGACATTATCTGTCTGGTGTATGACGTCAGCAACCCCTACTCATTTGAATACTGCGCCAAAGTCTTTAAG CAATACTTCATGGACAGCAAGACTCCGTGCATGATGATCGCAGCCAAGTCGGACTTACCCGAAGTTAAGCAGATGTACGGCTGCAGCCCTCTGGAGTTCTGCAGGAGGCACAAGATGCCGCCTCCGCAGTCCTTCACCTGTAACACGGCAGCTGAACCAAACAGAGAAATCTACACCAAGCTAACCACGATGGCCATGTACCC CCACGCCCGGCTGCGCTGCATGTGCACCTGCAACCGGTGCACGTTCTGCTTGTGTCAGAACCTCCTGAACTCTGAACTGCTGCAGACCGTCAGGGCCAAACTCTACGCTGTCGTGCTCAGAAG
- the rhot1b gene encoding mitochondrial Rho GTPase 1b isoform X2 has protein sequence MRKDVRILLVGEPKVGKTSLIMSLVSEEFPEVVPYRVEEITIPADVTPERVPTHIVDYSEAEQTDEQLFQEISKANVICIVYAVNNKTSIEKVTNHWIPLITENTDKDSRVPLILVGNKSDLVEHSSMETILPIMNQYSEIETCVECSAKNLKNISELFYYAQKAVLHPTGPLYCPEKKDMKPLCVKALIRIFKVSDLDNDGILNDNELNFFQRVCFNSPLEPQALEDVKNVVRKNLIDGVQHNGLTLKGFLFLHTLFIQRGRHETTWTVLRRFGYDDDLELNQDYLFPPLKIPPDCTTELNHNAYLFLQSVFDKHDKDRDCALSPDELRDLFDVFPYMPWGPDVNNTVCTNDQGWITYQGYLSQWTLTTYLDVQRCLEYLGYLGYSIIAEQESQTAGITATRAKKIDLQKKQTQRNVFRCNVFGDMSSGKSGFLQAFLGRNLVRQKMIKEEHRSYYAISTTYVYGQEKYLLLHEVFPDFDYLTDADMACDIICLVYDVSNPYSFEYCAKVFKQYFMDSKTPCMMIAAKSDLPEVKQMYGCSPLEFCRRHKMPPPQSFTCNTAAEPNREIYTKLTTMAMYPHIIQEDLTSSTFWLRASVGATVFAVLGFAVYRLLLKTR, from the exons ATGCGCAAGGACGTGAGGATATTGCTTGTGGGGGAAC CCAAGGTGGGGAAGACGTCCCTCATCATGTCCCTGGTCAGCGAAGAATTTCCAGAAGTG GTTCCCTATCGCGTCGAGGAGATCACCATACCAGCAGATGTGACACCAGAAAGAGTTCCCACACACATTGTGGACTATTCAG AGGCGGAGCAGACAGACGAGCAGTTGTTTCAGGAGATCTCTAAG GCAAATGTGATTTGCATCGTCTACGCTGTCAACAACAAGACATCCATCGAGAAG GTGACAAACCACTGGATTCCTCTCATCACCGAGAACACAGACAAGGATAGCAG AGTTCCTCTTATCCTGGTGGGGAACAAGTCAGACCTGGTGGAACACAGCAGCATGGAGACCATTCTGCCCATTATGAACCAGTACAGTGAAATAGAGACATGTGTTGAG TGTTCGGCAAAGAACCTGAAGAACATCTCTGAGCTGTTCTACTATGCCCAAAAGGCAGTTCTCCATCCCACAGGTCCCCTCTACTGTCCTGAGAAAAAAGAC ATGAAGCCTCTTTGTGTAAAAGCGCTGATCAGAATCTTCAAAGTGTCGGATTTGGACAATGATGGAATCCTCAATGATAATGAGCTCAACTTCTTCCAG CGAGTGTGCTTCAACAGCCCGTTGGAGCCTCAGGCATTGGAGGACGTGAAAAACGTGGTCAGGAAGAATTTGATTGATGGAGTGCAGCATAATGGACTCACTCTAAAAG GCTTCTTGTTTCTGCACACGCTGTTTATTCAGCGCGGTCGTCATGAAACGACCTGGACAGTTCTTAGGAGGTTCGGGTATGATGACGACTTGGAGTTAAATCAGGACTATCTCTTCCCCCC GCTGAAAATTCCTCCTGACTGCACCACAGAGCTCAATCACAATGCCTACCTCTTCCTGCAGAGCGTCTTTGACAAACATGACAAG GATCGTGACTGTGCCTTGTCGCCTGATGAGCTGAGGGACTTGTTTGACGTTTTCCCCTACATGCCCTGGGGTCCAGATGTCAACAACACTGTTTGCACCAATGACCAAGGCTGGATCACCTACCAGGGCTACCTCTCACAGTGGAC GTTAACAACTTATTTGGATGTCCAGCGATGCCTGGAGTATTTAGGCTACCTTGGCTACTCAATAATTGCTGAGCAGGAGTCCCAAACAGCAGGAATTACAG CGACCAGAGCTAAGAAGATTGACCTGCAGAAGAAACAGACTCAGCGCAACGTCTTCCGCTGCAACGTGTTTGGAGACATGAGCAGCGGGAAGAGCGGCTTCCTGCAGGCCTTCTTGGGTAGAAACCTCGTG CGACAGAAGATGATTAAAGAGGAGCATAGATCCTACTACGCCATCAGCACAACATATGTTTACGGTCAGGAAAAATACCTTCTG CTTCATGAGGTATTCCCAGACTTCGACTACCTGACTGATGCAGATATGGCCTGCGACATTATCTGTCTGGTGTATGACGTCAGCAACCCCTACTCATTTGAATACTGCGCCAAAGTCTTTAAG CAATACTTCATGGACAGCAAGACTCCGTGCATGATGATCGCAGCCAAGTCGGACTTACCCGAAGTTAAGCAGATGTACGGCTGCAGCCCTCTGGAGTTCTGCAGGAGGCACAAGATGCCGCCTCCGCAGTCCTTCACCTGTAACACGGCAGCTGAACCAAACAGAGAAATCTACACCAAGCTAACCACGATGGCCATGTACCC